In Nematostella vectensis chromosome 2, jaNemVect1.1, whole genome shotgun sequence, one genomic interval encodes:
- the LOC116619288 gene encoding AP-4 complex subunit beta-1-like isoform X1, translating to MSDMTYFGETGRKGEVSELRKLLEQADLRHEQTQYTRVIQRVIACMTTGMNMSSLFMQMIKAGATNNLVQKKLVYLYICTYAQSNPQLALLTVNTLTKDAQDRSAMIRGLAIRSMTSLRLPDLLEYIEEPVVAGLSDPSQYVRRTAAIGCVKLYHLNPDFVEEHQVIQKLQALIEDQDPLVMCNCLSALDEVLSADGGLQVDQALAHFLMKRLTNLSEWGQSQVLGLLVRYTPFDDQELYEILNATDVYLKSPNGAVVMACINLFIHLSKSARHLEEDILERIKGPLLTLLSSTNYELIFTVLCHIELLIAREPQLFVPDYKMFFSRFNDPQFLRRKKLQILTTISSESNVEEVVTELSASVHDVDIDLAKESIHAIGQIALVVPSAAEYSIDTLLSFLSYEIEYISAKTLAVISDLFPSYEKYCLAVLPQLNECMDLVQDPDGKAAIIWITGEYGQFVSESSYMLEAQVEHIEEEQSAEIKLQLLTAAMKLFFKRPPECQDLLGRLLAHFIDKEVNTDVHDRALLYYRLLEAGVEQAKRIVCDVSDRTLGSPRKARKDEKFMETLFSEFNTLSVVYDQRSISFTKQTIPFIKGQLFQGQKDSSERNNSTATPADMSLPQSNKVVVGNLLGHDVGLETPNHNSLMLGARPSLSASDFQKKWMTLLQSASFEKVLSEVPSVPEQFQQSLASRSIMTMASSPAGQPVQKYFFFAQQESEGGEFLLMEATIKTIDRTLTVVIKAEDPDIVEPFIQLVLAALKGRWLNGDE from the exons ATGTCAGACATGACATATTTTGGGGAGACAGGGAGAAAGGGCGAAGTGAGTGAATTGAGGAAGCTACTGGAGCAAGCTGACTTGCGTCATGAGCAGACTCAGTACACACGGGTGATACAGCGAGTTATCGCATGTATGACAACAGGAATGAATATGTCCTCGCTGTTTATGCAGATGATTAAG gcTGGTGCAACAAACAACCTGGTTCAGAAGAAGCTAGTTTACCTATATATCTGTACATATGCCCAGTCAAACCCTCAATTAGCACTGCTTACAGTGAACACACTGACGAAGGACGCTCAGGACAGAAGTGCTATGATCAGGGGACTGGCCATACGAAGTATGACTTCTCTAAG GCTTCCTGACTTGCTAGAATACATTGAGGAGCCAGTTGTTGCAGGCCTGAGTGACCCTAGCCAGTATGTTCGACGGACTGCAGCTATAGGTTGTGTGAAGCTTTACCATCTAAACCCAGACTTTGTTGAAG AACATCAGGTTATCCAGAAACTACAAGCTTTGATTGAAGATCAGGACCCTCTG GTCATGTGCAACTGTCTGTCAGCTCTAGATGAGGTTCTATCTGCGGATGGGGGCCTCCAAGTGGATCAGGCTCTTGCCCATTTCCTTATGAAAAG gttaaCAAATCTAAGTGAGTGGGGTCAGAGCCAAGTTCTAGGACTGCTTGTTCGATACACACCATTTGATGACCAGGAGCTGTATGAAATTTTA AATGCCACTGACGTATACCTCAAAAGCCCTAATGGTGCTGTCGTCATGGCTTGCATCAATCTATTCATCCATTTATCCAAAAGTGCTAGACATCTGGAGGAGGATATCCTTGAACGCATCAAAG GTCCACTTTTAACCTTGTTATCATCTACCAACTATGAGCTTATCTTCACTGTCCTGTGTCACATTGAGCTGCTGATTGCTAGAGAACCACAGCTGTTTGTACCAGACTACAAGATGTTTTTCTCAAG ATTCAATGATCCTCAGTTCTTGAGGAGAAAGAAGCTTCAGATCCTGACTACAATTTCATCCGAATCAAATGTTGAGGAAGTTGTAACAGAATTGAG TGCCAGTGTACATGACGTTGACATAGACTTGGCAAAAGAGTCCATTCATGCTATTGGGCAAATTGCGCTGGTTGTCCCTTCAGCAGCGGAGTACTCCATTGACACTTTGCTCAGTTTTCTCTCCTATGAGATAGAATACATCTCTGCTAAGACCCTGGCTGTTATCTCAG ATCTATTCCCAAGTTACGAAAAGTACTGCCTTGCAGTGCTTCCCCAACTGAACGAGTGCATGGATCTAGTTCAGGACCCTGATGGCAAGGCTGCTATTATATGGATAACAGGGGAATATGGCCAG TTTGTCTCAGAAAGCTCATATATGTTGGAAGCACAAGTTGAACATATCGAGGAGGAACAGTCAGCCGAAATCAAGCTTCAGCTTTTGACTGCAGCAATGAAGCTTTTCTTTAAAAGACCTCCAGAATGTCAAGACTTGCTTGGTCGCCTCCTAGCACACTTCATAG ACAAGGAAGTCAACACGGACGTCCATGACCGGGCCCTTCTCTATTACCGATTGCTTGAGGCTGGTGTAGAACAG GCCAAGAGGATTGTTTGTGACGTGTCTGATAGGACCCTAGGTTCCCCAAGAAAAGCcagaaaagatgaaaaatttATG GAAACTTTATTCTCCGAGTTCAATACATTATCTGTCGTGTATGATCAACGCTCCATTTCTTTTACCAAGCAAACCATTCCCTTTATCAAGGGCCAACTTTTCCAGGGACAAAAAG ATTCATCCGAGAGAAATAATAGCACAGCGACACCAGCTGACATGTCGCTCCCTCAATCCAACAAAGTCGTTGTTGGAAATCTTCTG GGACATGACGTTGGTCTTGAAACGCCTAATCACAACTCGCTCATGTTAGGTGCCAGACCATCGCTCTCGGCTTCTGACTTTCAAAAAAAATGGATGACGCTTTTACAGAG TGCCAGTTTTGAGAAGGTATTGTCTGAGGTACCTTCTGTACCGGAGCAGTTCCAGCAAAGTCTAGCTTCAAGAAGCATTATGACGATGGCCAGCAGCCCAGCTGGACAACCCGTGCAGAAATACTTCTTCTTTGCCCAACAG GAATCAGAGGGTGGAGAATTTCTCCTCATGGAGGCCACAATCAAGACAATAGATCGCACTTTAACAGTAGTTATAAAGGCAGAGGATCCAGATATAGTTGAACCATTTATACAGCTTGTTCTAGCAGCACTGAAAGGTCGATGGTTGAACGGTGATGAGTGA
- the LOC116619288 gene encoding AP-4 complex subunit beta-1-like isoform X2: MSDMTYFGETGRKGEVSELRKLLEQADLRHEQTQYTRVIQRVIACMTTGMNMSSLFMQMIKAGATNNLVQKKLVYLYICTYAQSNPQLALLTVNTLTKDAQDRSAMIRGLAIRSMTSLRLPDLLEYIEEPVVAGLSDPSQYVRRTAAIGCVKLYHLNPDFVEEHQVIQKLQALIEDQDPLVMCNCLSALDEVLSADGGLQVDQALAHFLMKRLTNLSEWGQSQVLGLLVRYTPFDDQELYEILNATDVYLKSPNGAVVMACINLFIHLSKSARHLEEDILERIKGPLLTLLSSTNYELIFTVLCHIELLIAREPQLFVPDYKMFFSRFNDPQFLRRKKLQILTTISSESNVEEVVTELSASVHDVDIDLAKESIHAIGQIALVVPSAAEYSIDTLLSFLSYEIEYISAKTLAVISDLFPSYEKYCLAVLPQLNECMDLVQDPDGKAAIIWITGEYGQFVSESSYMLEAQVEHIEEEQSAEIKLQLLTAAMKLFFKRPPECQDLLGRLLAHFIDKEVNTDVHDRALLYYRLLEAGVEQAKRIVCDVSDRTLGSPRKARKDEKFMETLFSEFNTLSVVYDQRSISFTKQTIPFIKGQLFQGQKDSSERNNSTATPADMSLPQSNKVVVGNLLGHDVGLETPNHNSLMLGARPSLSASDFQKKWMTLLQSASFAKVLSSRVFFWCQF, encoded by the exons ATGTCAGACATGACATATTTTGGGGAGACAGGGAGAAAGGGCGAAGTGAGTGAATTGAGGAAGCTACTGGAGCAAGCTGACTTGCGTCATGAGCAGACTCAGTACACACGGGTGATACAGCGAGTTATCGCATGTATGACAACAGGAATGAATATGTCCTCGCTGTTTATGCAGATGATTAAG gcTGGTGCAACAAACAACCTGGTTCAGAAGAAGCTAGTTTACCTATATATCTGTACATATGCCCAGTCAAACCCTCAATTAGCACTGCTTACAGTGAACACACTGACGAAGGACGCTCAGGACAGAAGTGCTATGATCAGGGGACTGGCCATACGAAGTATGACTTCTCTAAG GCTTCCTGACTTGCTAGAATACATTGAGGAGCCAGTTGTTGCAGGCCTGAGTGACCCTAGCCAGTATGTTCGACGGACTGCAGCTATAGGTTGTGTGAAGCTTTACCATCTAAACCCAGACTTTGTTGAAG AACATCAGGTTATCCAGAAACTACAAGCTTTGATTGAAGATCAGGACCCTCTG GTCATGTGCAACTGTCTGTCAGCTCTAGATGAGGTTCTATCTGCGGATGGGGGCCTCCAAGTGGATCAGGCTCTTGCCCATTTCCTTATGAAAAG gttaaCAAATCTAAGTGAGTGGGGTCAGAGCCAAGTTCTAGGACTGCTTGTTCGATACACACCATTTGATGACCAGGAGCTGTATGAAATTTTA AATGCCACTGACGTATACCTCAAAAGCCCTAATGGTGCTGTCGTCATGGCTTGCATCAATCTATTCATCCATTTATCCAAAAGTGCTAGACATCTGGAGGAGGATATCCTTGAACGCATCAAAG GTCCACTTTTAACCTTGTTATCATCTACCAACTATGAGCTTATCTTCACTGTCCTGTGTCACATTGAGCTGCTGATTGCTAGAGAACCACAGCTGTTTGTACCAGACTACAAGATGTTTTTCTCAAG ATTCAATGATCCTCAGTTCTTGAGGAGAAAGAAGCTTCAGATCCTGACTACAATTTCATCCGAATCAAATGTTGAGGAAGTTGTAACAGAATTGAG TGCCAGTGTACATGACGTTGACATAGACTTGGCAAAAGAGTCCATTCATGCTATTGGGCAAATTGCGCTGGTTGTCCCTTCAGCAGCGGAGTACTCCATTGACACTTTGCTCAGTTTTCTCTCCTATGAGATAGAATACATCTCTGCTAAGACCCTGGCTGTTATCTCAG ATCTATTCCCAAGTTACGAAAAGTACTGCCTTGCAGTGCTTCCCCAACTGAACGAGTGCATGGATCTAGTTCAGGACCCTGATGGCAAGGCTGCTATTATATGGATAACAGGGGAATATGGCCAG TTTGTCTCAGAAAGCTCATATATGTTGGAAGCACAAGTTGAACATATCGAGGAGGAACAGTCAGCCGAAATCAAGCTTCAGCTTTTGACTGCAGCAATGAAGCTTTTCTTTAAAAGACCTCCAGAATGTCAAGACTTGCTTGGTCGCCTCCTAGCACACTTCATAG ACAAGGAAGTCAACACGGACGTCCATGACCGGGCCCTTCTCTATTACCGATTGCTTGAGGCTGGTGTAGAACAG GCCAAGAGGATTGTTTGTGACGTGTCTGATAGGACCCTAGGTTCCCCAAGAAAAGCcagaaaagatgaaaaatttATG GAAACTTTATTCTCCGAGTTCAATACATTATCTGTCGTGTATGATCAACGCTCCATTTCTTTTACCAAGCAAACCATTCCCTTTATCAAGGGCCAACTTTTCCAGGGACAAAAAG ATTCATCCGAGAGAAATAATAGCACAGCGACACCAGCTGACATGTCGCTCCCTCAATCCAACAAAGTCGTTGTTGGAAATCTTCTG GGACATGACGTTGGTCTTGAAACGCCTAATCACAACTCGCTCATGTTAGGTGCCAGACCATCGCTCTCGGCTTCTGACTTTCAAAAAAAATGGATGACGCTTTTACAGAG TGCCAGTTTTGCCAAAGTGTTGTCTTCTCGAGTTTTTTTCTGG TGCCAGTTTTGA